TTCAGTAGTCTTTTTGTACGTTATCCATCTAAGATGTTATAAAATTATCTAAGATGTTTATAAAACACTTCAATCCGACAATTTGACTGATTTCTATCAAAATAAATATACAACATATAGAAATAATAACTTTTGAGTACTTCCAACAGTCTTGCAAGCAAATGTTCCGAACAAAAGTTAATAGGTTCTTGGTCAGCTATAGATGTCTATATAAAAAATCAAGGTCACCTTCATTTTTCAAAATTGCatagtatattttttatttcatgttaTTGTAGCTCGTGTTAAGTTGAATTCGACGACCATGATCTTCGGATTACCTTgacataaaaaaaaaatgaaatcaatTGCTTGTTTCCATTGCAGAGGTGGTCGACGCTTGCACCGCGATTCCCACTCTTCAAATGGGCGAGAGTATGCCAAATATCGCCACGGATATGGACATAGTTTCTTACAGAGTTCCTCTCGGCGTAACTGCCTCTATTTGCCCGTTTAATTTTCCTGCGATGATACCGCTTTGGTCGTTTCCGGTGTCGGTTGCATGTGGAAATGCCACCATTTTGAAACCGTCCGAACGTGTACCAGGCGCCTCCATGATCCTCGCCGATCTGTTCACCAAGGCTGGTGCTCCACCGGGTCTACTGAATGTCATACACGGCCAACACTCCGCTGTCGATTTTATCTGCGAACATCCGGACATCAAGGCAGTTTCTTTTGTTGGTTCTGATCAAGCGGTACGTTGCTTAATTGTTAATCGCCAAGCCGGGTCATTTTTGACCTATGCTATTGACGGCGTAAAAACGGTAACATAGCGTTCGCTGTATCGTTTATACTCACAAGGGGAATTTACGGACGTGAAAATTGTGTTTGAATCGAGAATGAGTTAATGTTGCACCTGATATCAAAAAACCTTAGTaggatttttttaaatggaCCTATCACATAAAGTTTATACCTGCATTGGTATTTTAAATGAGTATTAACTCAGATTTATAATTTCTTCTTCAGACAAAAAGACCAACAACCTAATATTGTACCAACTGTTGTTTCCGCAGGGGAAGTACATTTACAAACAGAGTAGCGCACACGGCAAACGCGTGCAGTGTAACATGGGAGCGAAGAACCATTGCGTTGTTCTTCCGGACGCGAATAAGAACAAAACAATTTCACAAATTGTGGGAGCAGCATTTGGAGCAGCTGGTCAGAGATGCATGGCTCTGTCGGTCGCCATATTCGTTGGTAGATCGAAGGACTGGGTGCCAGAATTGGTGGAGGCTGCGAAAAGCTTGAAGGTGAATGCTGGACACATTCCTGGCACAGATCTTGGACCAGTTATATCTCCTCAGTCGAAGGAAAGAATACACAGGCTGGTGGAATCAGGGCTGAAGGAGCAGGCCACTTTAGCTCTTGATGGCAGAGGATTGGTTGTCAATGGTTTTGAGCAAGGAAACTTCGTTGGTCCCACTGTGCTGACAAATGTGCAGGTTTGTATTGTTTAAGAGGAGCAGTTCACGTAACATAAGACAATGTTTTAGAAGTTTTTCTAATGAAACCATAAACAAGTTATGAATGCTATACTTTTCTAAAACTTTTAGTATTGTCACTATGCGTTTTAAGAAGTATGAAACATTTATTGTTAGGAGTACATCGTTTTATGTTCTAAAGATGTTCCCCGTTGATGAAATGCGTGatgttaaatatattttgttGATTCTTACAATAGAAACTTGTATTTCTTTGTAACTTTTGCTTTGTTGGCAGAATTTGTAATTGTTGGATTTTCGAAATGAAACTTCTgtttcaaaaatttatttatcattGAAAAATGATTGGTAGTGGCCATAGTAGAAGAAATCATTTTGTACAAATTactttattacaaattatataaatttttctgATTATATTTTTCTAGCCTTCCATGCAATGCTACACCGAGGAAATTTTTGGCCCCGTTCTTTCTTGTATTTTCACCAACACTTTGGACGAGGCTATCAACATTATCAATAGAAGTCCTTACGGAAACGGAACTGCTGTTTTTACGACAAACGGTGCAACAGCCAGAACATTTACTAACAGAATCGAAGCCGGGCAAGTTGGTATTAATGTTCCCATTCCAGTGCCATTACCTATGTTTAGTTTCACGGGAAATAAAGGATCCTTCTTGGGTGACAATCACTTTTATGGTAAACACGTAAGTACCGAGTTGtaaattatttctatattaattttgaagtttttaaaaaatgtattaatcTTCAACTTTATATTGTAACTCAGATTTAACACGGTATATATAGGATAAATTATACAATGAACGCTTATTTTGTAAATATGAAGAGCAAGATTGGTTCATTTTTCAGTGGATTCAACTTATTTCGAACATAATATCTTCTTGTAATTTCATGGTTAATAATTATCATACAGTTATagtaataattgataatattatCCATAGAATGATTATCGAAAAGTATTTTTTCTTGATATCTCGTATTGACCATCTTATTCATATTTCATTTAAcataaaaatttgtattattcgCGTCAGCAGTTAACCGGAGAATTAAATTTCGAATGCAATTGGGTCAGccaatattttaattaaagaattttcttaataaaaattcgcagttgTCGCGATATTAATTTTTGTGCTGATAGCAATCATAGCATGCGTTACTGTAATTTTTATTGTGCATAACACATTTTTGTGTAAAGGTTTATTTACATTTGAATGCACATTTTTATATGTTTCATATACTTTCAGGGGATAAACTTCCATACACAGACGAAAACAGTAACGCAATTGTGGCGATCTGGAGATGCTAGTGACATTGCATCTTCAACAGCCATGCCAACAATGCAATAAAGACTGcctaattaaaaaattactcaTGCTGAATGTCTACGCTTGAACAACATGGTTGAAGAGAAAGAAGTCGTTATCTTTATATACTAGTGATACAAATGAAACGGAGCAATATCAAATAGCGGATAGATTGAAACAATTGAAGACAGAACTACTGCATAAaactgattaaaattattaaagaaaaaatcaAAAATCTTCAAAGGAGAATATCAGTTCCTAATAGTATGTAAATAATGTCTTCCATTACAATTAATACTAATGTTTTCCACTATATTATACATATGGGATGAATGAAAGAATGTTATTTTCATCAATCAAATAGATATATATTTTCTGTTGCATTTAATAATAAAGGAATATTCTCTGGATTTTGTAATTTATAATCATTAACCATTACTTTCTATTATGTGCCACATTTGATACTTTTTAAATATTGTAACGAAACGTGTAACTATTTTATGTCTCTTATTTCTCTGGAGCTACTTCAATAACAAAATGCTTGGAACTGATGTGAATTTCGTTCCTTAAATATTGTTTAACTTTGTGTACCTTGTGGAGTAATTTTTAGTCACATTGCAGACATAATTGTATTGATACCAATATTCTGatacaatgaaatataaagggactttgtacaaatgaacagaggatgTTTCCTGTAATTATCCTCACTCTAGCACAGATTATCTATTACCGACATCATTTTTTAGGTGCTGGAAAAAAGTACTTCATGATCTGAACTACCTGGAAatgtaatttcatttaataatgtaaattattagttatagcaataataattaataatgtaaattattagttatagcaataataattaataatgtaaattattagttatagcaataataattaatctattaattattttattagcaATAACAATTAATAGTGTAACCATCTCTTCTTTTTTTGTACATATACGCGTCCTAAGTTTTGGTTACACAATATAAGATCAATTGTTATCTGAATAATCTAATATTTGAAGTATATTAGTTAACCATTAATTGAATTTGTCTTAGCGAACGTTCTCCTGTAATATACAAAACCATGTAGTATTGTGTTAAGAAGAATTGAATATTGCTTTCATTTCTCATCTTTTTAGTATTCatgattcttcttcttctcattaTTCATGAGAAAAACGCTGGCTAGAACTGCATGCATGCGCAGTATGCGATATGTA
The window above is part of the Megalopta genalis isolate 19385.01 chromosome 2, iyMegGena1_principal, whole genome shotgun sequence genome. Proteins encoded here:
- the LOC117220559 gene encoding putative methylmalonate-semialdehyde/malonate-semialdehyde dehydrogenase [acylating], mitochondrial, whose amino-acid sequence is MALLARIAKCEARIVVRSYSSSVSTVKMYIDGQFVESKATEFTDVHDPATNELLCRTPKCTKQEMELAVQSAKNAYGKWKNSSILTRQTLMLRYQALIREHSKEIAENLVKENGKTMADAEGDVLRGLQVVDACTAIPTLQMGESMPNIATDMDIVSYRVPLGVTASICPFNFPAMIPLWSFPVSVACGNATILKPSERVPGASMILADLFTKAGAPPGLLNVIHGQHSAVDFICEHPDIKAVSFVGSDQAGKYIYKQSSAHGKRVQCNMGAKNHCVVLPDANKNKTISQIVGAAFGAAGQRCMALSVAIFVGRSKDWVPELVEAAKSLKVNAGHIPGTDLGPVISPQSKERIHRLVESGLKEQATLALDGRGLVVNGFEQGNFVGPTVLTNVQPSMQCYTEEIFGPVLSCIFTNTLDEAINIINRSPYGNGTAVFTTNGATARTFTNRIEAGQVGINVPIPVPLPMFSFTGNKGSFLGDNHFYGKHGINFHTQTKTVTQLWRSGDASDIASSTAMPTMQ